A segment of the Oncorhynchus nerka isolate Pitt River linkage group LG19, Oner_Uvic_2.0, whole genome shotgun sequence genome:
GCTAACCACAATGGGCGTGTTCCTCTGCCCAGGGGTTGCTGATGCATGCCAGGTCTTACTACATCTGGTCTGGATAGGTGTTTTACACATCAGCTAACCACAATAGGCGTGTTCCTCTGCCCAGGGGTTGCTGATGCATGCCAGGTCTTACTACATCTGGTCTGGATAGGTGTTTTACACATCAGCTAACCACAATGGGCGTGTTCCTCTGCCCAGGGGTTGCTGATGCATGCCAGATATTGcaacgcctggataggtattttaagtATCAGCTAACCACGTTATAGCAATCTGCCAGTCTGACTCAGTCAATGATGTGGCATACAACCATTGGGAATGCAACCTTTATCTAAGATGCCAGAAGTTCATGTCACAATCCCCCTCCACTGTGTGTAGATGGGAAGCGTGCCTGGTGAGACTGTGAACATGATATCAGTTGTTGTTGTATCCTCGACACTCCTAACCCACCGTCAAGTATTTCAGAATGTCAAGCAATTACAGTAGCGTGAAAGTGTCTATTCCTCAATACTTTTGATTAGATGTGAGCCCACATGGAATCCTGCGTCACAGTCCTGCAAGGTCAATGAAGAAAAGAGGACAGGGGAACTAAGTGTGAAACGTGAGTTCCTTTTCCTCATACACATTGCCCCCAGACCTACTGAGGAGGGGGACAATGTGATACTGACACCCGGGAAGGGCCTTATTGTCTGTCATTTCTGCTCTGTGGGGAATGGGGAATGCATGACTTTAAGTTAGACaataactaaactcagcaaaaaaagtaacgtccctttttcaggaccctgtctttcaaagataatttgtaaaagtccaaataacttcacagatcttcattgtaatgcttgttcaatgaaccataaataatTAATTAACATGCACTTGTGGaaaggtcgttaagacactaacagcttacagacggtaggcaattaaggtcacaaaaaacttaggacactaaagaggcctttctactgactgaaatacaccaaaagaaaaatgcccagggtccctgctcatctgcgtgaacgtgccttaggcatgctgcaaggaggcatgaggactgcagatgtggccagtgcaataaattgccatgtccatactgtgagacgcctaagacagctctacagggagacaggacggacagctgatcgtcctcgcagaggCAGACCatatgtaacaacacctgcacaggatctgtACATCCGAAcctcacacctgcgggacaggtacaggatggcaacaacaactgacaGAGTTCCACCAAGAACGCACaacccctccatcagtgctcagattgttcgcaataggctgagagaagctggactgagggcttgtaggcctgttgtaaggcaggtcctcaccagacatcactggcaaaaacattgcctatgggcacaaacccaccgtcgctggaccagacaggactggcaaaaagtgctcttcactaacaAGTtgaggttttgtctcaccaggggtgatggtcggattcccatttatcgtcaaaggaatgagcgttacaccgaggcctgtactctggaacgggatcgatttggaggtggtcggtgtgtcacagcatcattggactgagcttgttgtcattgcaggcaatctcaaagctgtgagttacagggaagacatcctcctcccccatgtggtacccttcctgcaggctcatcctgacatgaccctccagcacaccagatactgactgttacttttgattttaaccccccctttgttcagggacacattattccatttctgttagtcacatgtctgtggaacttgttcagtttatgtctcagttgttgaatcttgttatgttcatacaaatatttacacatgttaagtttgctgaaaataaactcagttgatagtgagaggacgtctctttttttgctgagtttattttagGAACTATAGCAGCGTCTGTTCGGCTTATTAGGCATTATCCATGTCTACATTAAAGATAATCTAACAggaataacatatatatatataaatatatataaatatatatatatatatatatatatatacatactgtatatattagtaAATCATGATTCTGGATTTGCAATGGTTACTTGAAGGGACTGCATCCCATAATAATTGGTTACTGCACGTTTTTAGTTTTTCcgttcaattaagacctagacaagagagagttccttactaattagtgaccttaattcatcaattaaGTACAAGGGAGGTGCGAAAACCCTCAGCCATTCGGCCCtttatggaatgagtttgacacctgtgcCGCAGAGCCGACCCGCACTTGTATTtgcaagctgttggctagagcaggGTTCATCATCAATCATTGattagctgtgtagtgctagggcaaaaatctAAACGTGCACCCGGGGGCCCAGGACCAAGTTTAGGAAACCCTGGGCTAGAGAGTaagtgccaagaccagagtaggcacatcTGCTATTTAACAaaacagtttgtgacaaaactattggtagagttgaaaatgggatggaaacacattgaacattAGATTTGTATTAGGCACATGAAAACATACGGTAAGCGAgaaagtacattttgtgtgcactacgtcatcacacactgagttttatctgcaacaagtcaatgGGAAATGTGCATATTTGATTTAtgcatattttttatatatttccatgaaaatctgtcaccaattggatggaaagcTAGCTAGAAGAATGaccagaagaagagaagaagaaggaggtgTGACACACCGCCACAGACCACCTCCAAGAAGAAGAGATCTCtgtatctaggtttccatccaattggtgacagattttcataGACATTTTCAAAATTCtgcattaaaaaaaaatagaTTTTTCCCACCAGAgttgtttccatcaaattgacttgttgtggATAAAAGTCTGTGCATGATGACACAGGTCACATAAAAATACaagatatatacagtaccagtcaaaagtttggacacactgacttattcatgggtttttcttaatttttttctacattgtagaataatagtgaagacatcatgtagtaaccaaaaaagtattaaacaaatcaaaatatatgttataccaaatgacagatttccaccggtctaatgtccattgctcgagGTTCTTGacccaagtaagtctcttcttcttattggtgtcctttagtagtggtttctttgcagcaattcgaccatgaaggcctgattcacgcagtcttctctgaacagttgatgttgcgatgtgtctgttacttgaactctgaagcatttatgtgggctgcaatctgaggtgcagttaactctaatgaacttatcctctgcagcagaggtaactctgggtcatccTTTCCGCtacctagctagccatttcacatcggctacatatgcaaccaataaaatgttatttgatttacAATTCATTTATTTACAATtaccacagaggaagaacaaAGTAGAGAGGTGATCTAGAAGCTGCTCCAGTGTGACATCCGGCCTATTTAGGATTGCTCCCTCAATGGGAGCACTTTGCTGAGTCTTATAGACTGCTGAGACTGATGAGATCAAACTATCTCTCCAAGGGTTACATCCCAAACTTTGGATACAGCTTGAGAGAGTTATGGCTCGAATAATTCCATTTCCACAGATAACGATCTGAAAAGCTTTTGAGCAGAGTCCAATTTCCACCCTCTCAGGCTTTCTTTACTCTTTAGATGACCAACATACTCAAAGCTATAGGCTAATAGCACCTGTTTACGCTGAAATGCagttctgtgtgtctctgtatgggGGAAGTGAGATGACCCCCTGGGATGGAACAATATCATGGCCCTTTCAACCACAGGAAGAAAAGCTCAATTTAAATATAAGCCTTGGGCTCCAGATCTTCATGCAGCTATTTCAATATTTACCAGAACATTGGTGTAACATTATCTAACAGTGAACAGTATGGCCTATACAAGTGAGCAGTTTTTTTTTACTAATAGCATAATAGCCACTCAACAGAACCTATTGTATTCAGTCATGGACCATGGCTCGGCACACTGTGCATTAATGAAGCAGTCTGAaagtacagtatgttgagggggcaATTGTCCTTGGAAAATGCAACTCAAGTGTTTGGCTGCGATCAATTCTGACCCtttgcccaattattggcaaatgagctgatctgattggtcaaaatactaATTAGTGGACAACTATTGTAATTGGCCTGTCTGTGTAAAGCACTCATTGTGTTACGTCAGTGTGCTTTGTATTCATTGAACAGAGACTGGTGTGGGTGCTTATCTAATTACATGAGTCCTATAGACATAGTCTACCCTTGTTGGTTAATTAAACTATTTTAGTGTTTCGCCGACTTCCTCATCGCGTAGAACATTCAATTAAAACTAAGAAAAAACCAATGGGAATGGGAGATAAATAAAGAGTTGGCGTTGAGCCGTCTGGGGCCGATTCGTCGATAGCCTGCAAGCGAGTGCGAGAGCAGTGGAAACTGAAATCTGCAGGCGAGTCTTAGATGTATTGCCCATGTCTGCACTGACAACGTGTGAGTGAGAGCTAAGGTCCAGAACAATCTTCCCCGGCCCCTTGAAATGTCTCATCCACCACCATTGACTCCGCAAGGCGCTACAATAGTTGTTGAAAGCCGCAACTTCAATTTCAGTACCGAGGACAGTTCCGCGGCGAACCCCAACGCGAATGACAGTGTCCGTGACTCTCTCGTATACAGCGAGAAGTCCGAGCTCAGCAGGACAGGGCACACAGTGGTTGCAGTATTCCTCGGTGTCATTTTACTATTAGGATTCATCAGCAATTTCTTCGTCTTTCTCCTCTTCGCACGGTTCCAGGTGCTGAGGACGCCCATCAACCTCATCCTGCTCAACATCAGCGTGAGTGACATGCTGGTGTGTATCTTTGGAACTCCCTTCAGTTTTGCTGCGAGCCTCTACGGCAGATGGCTCATCGGAGACCAAGGGTGCAAGTGGTACGGTTTCGCCAACACGCTTTTCGGTTAGTTGACTTGATAACCTATACGCTTCCTATCCTTTTCATAATGGTAAAGTTTTAGAGACACTGAAAACCGAGGAAGAAACTTGCATGTCAATCTCATGTTTCAACAGGTCCCCTCGCGCCATTGCTCTCCGTCCTGTGTGAGAGATACATACCACATGCATCCTAGTCTTGAATTAACAGTAAATAAGCAAATAACATGTTTGATCTCTGAAACTCGCTACACAGTCAGTTTGACTGGTAAAGAGACACATTTTGAGTCAAACTTTCAAGTCAAACCAGTGTTTCTTGATGACTGTTAGTAGTAGGCTCAACAATATACAAACTGTCACCTTGGTTACGGTGTCTGCTGACCAGTAGAATAATACCTACATCTTATTCATTAGCTGGATTTTTGTCCACAGCAGAAATGATATAAATTGCCCTCTTGCATGCTCTGCATGCCTTTCATATACCAAGCGGAGTAGACTTCTTGTCCACGATTTAGATTGTGGATTAGAAGGCTGACATCTGGAGGCAGAGTATAATGTATGTTATAGGTTCTAACTGCAATGCTATGAGTTATGGTGTACAATGTGGACACTTTTGCTTCCTCTGTTATTCTCACCACAGCTACTACTCTACCTCCACACTCACCCACTATCTGTGTGTTAGGTATGTCTACGATGAGCATGCCGTGTCTCCTCTTTAACACCCAGGTAGCTCTGACTCAAACTCCCATTAGAGAGGAGACACTTCATGTTTATCTTATACATCTCTAACGCACAGAAACTGGGGCACCTCCATCCATTTCTCTGTGCAGGCATCGTTTCTCTAGTATCTCTGGCCGTCCTGTCCTACGAGCGCTACTCCACGATATTGTCTTCCACAAAGGCTGACCCGTCTGACTACAAGAAGGCCTGGCTGGCCATCGCGGGCGCCTGGCTCTACTCCTTGGTGTGGACGGTGCCACCTTTCTTTGGCTGGAGCAGCTACGGTCCTGAGGGCCCAGGCACCATATGCTCAGTGCAGTGGCACCAGCGCTCTTCTGGGAACATCTCCTATGTCACCTGCCTCTTCATCTTCTGCCTCCTGCTTCCCCTGCTGCTCATGGTCATCTGCTATGGGAAGATCCTCTTTTTCATCCGTGgggtgagtcagtgtgattggtTAATGCTAAAACCGATTTATATTGATGATGGTCAGTATTTTGACGATGATGGAGGGCATGCTTGTACATGAAGATGGCGACAATGATGTTTTGGTAATAATACAAAGGAGGATAAACTATGGTGAAATATGCAAGACAGTGACAAAAATAGAAAAAGCAAGAAGTGAAAATGTCACAATGTATGTCCTAAATCTGTGACATGTACAGCAGACCTTAACTAAAGATAATAAGCAATAAAATGCCCCCTTTGGATATCCTTAACACTACACATTCAACACAGTGAAACCATTTATCATGTTGAGATAGCTGTGCAATTCCAGTGGGCCACCATCATTCATGCTCAGTTCTGCCAGCTTGAAGGTCTGCAGTCACTCTGAAGGTGAGGCAGGCTGGCTAGTCCCCCTTGCCACTAGTGCAGTAGTGGGACATATACCCACATTGCCTGTATTATGCCCTAACATAAACATAACTCCTTATTCACTCTCCTTTCATTCAGATAGATTTTCCCTGTGTTCATTTAGGAACATGTTTCCTGGGTGTAGGGCCACAAATGCATGCCCTGGGTGTgaggacagatataggggaggcaaTCAATAAAGTAATAGGTGAGTCTCAGGAAGTGCTTATGTGCTTAtgagcgtaatgatggtgacaggtgtgtgtaatgatgggctGCCTGGCGCCGAGGCGTGGGAGCCGGCCGAGGCGTGACGAGGTCGCCGAGGCGTGACGAGCCGGCCAATGTGTGATGAGGCGTAAGAGCCGGCCGAGGCGTACGAGCCATCCGAGGCGTGCCGGGCGTGAAGAGGCGTATGAGCCGGCCGAGGCATATGAGCCGGGGGAGCCGACCAGCGGGGGAGCCGACCAGCGGGGCAGCCGACCAGCGGGGGAGCCGACCAGCGGGGGAGCCGACCAGCGGGGCAGCCGACCAGCGGGGGAgcccgacgagccggctgaggcatgacaTGGGATGTGAGCCAGTCGAGCCAACcgaggcaaggaaacctctcgagccagctaaggCATGGAAGCCAGATGAGCCAGCTGAGACACCTGCGGTTCCTTAGGCAGGGGCACCCGGACCCgatgtcacccccccccccaaaaaaaactccctgatgcttccaaTATTGGTGTCTGCATTCTGTCaggacagatataggggaggcaaTCAATAAAGTAATAGAGACCAGGTGAGTCTCGTGAATCACTGAtgcacgtaacgatggtgacaggtgtgcgtaatgatgggccgCCTAGCGCCCTCGAGTGCCagagagtgggagtgggagtaGGCGTGATACTGGGTATGATTTTGAGCATCAGTTTTTCCATGCTTATTATACACTGTAGACCTACTGTGGTTTTATGCATTAGATTAGGAGGTCTTCAACACAGCTTGGACAAATAAGGAGTCTATAATGACTGCATGACTGCACTGTAGGTGGCTGACACAACGAGTTTGAATAACAACAATAATCTACAGTACATAAGGATGTTGACCCCCCCCATTATTCAGATGAGAGATTACTTTTAATTGATATTATCAAATTGAGATTTATTTCACTTTGATATCTTAGTTtcagacatgtttttttttattgtacGAAACATGCAACAAAATTAGTTACTAGATATTATACATCCGAGTTTCTAAATTGCAATTGATGGGGGGTTTAACAATGCCTCTTCAGATGGTAGTGACCTTTAGATGGTAGTGGCCTTCTTCAGATTGTAGTGGCCTTCTTCAGATGGTAGTGGCCTTCTTCAGATGGTAGTGGCCTTCTTTAGATGGTAGTGGCCTTCTTCAGATGGTAGTGGCCTTCTTCAGATGGTAGTGGCCTTCTTTAGATGGTAGTGGCCTTCTTCAGATGGTAGTGGCCTTCTTTAGATGGTAGTGGCCTTCTTCAGATGGTAGTGGCCTTCTTCAGATGGTAGTGGCCTTCTTTAGATGGTAGTGGCCTTCTTCAGATGGTAGTGGCCTTCTTTAGATGGTAGTGGCCTTCTTTAGATGGTAGTGGCCTTCTTCAGATGGTAGTGGCCGTCTTCAGATGGTAGTGGCCTTCTTTAGATGGTAGTGGCCTTATTTAGATGGTAGTGGCCTTATTTAGATGGTAGTGGCCTTCTTTAGATGGTAGTGGCCTTCTTCAGATGGTAGTGGCCTTCTTCAGATGGTAGTGGCCGTCTTCAGATGGTAGTGGCCTTCTTTAGATGGTAGTGGCCTTATTTAGATGGTAGTGGCCTTATTTAGATGGTAGTGGCCTTCTTCAGATGGTAGTGGCCTTCTTTAGATGGTAGTGGCCTTCTTTAGATGGTAGTGGCCTTCTTTAGATGGTAGTGGCCTTCTTTAGATGGTAGTGGCCTTCTTCAGATGGTAGTGGCCTTCTTCAGATGGTAGTGGCCGTCTTCAGATGGTAGTGGCCTTCTTTAGATGGTAGTGGCCTTATTTAGATGGTAGTGGCCTTCTTTAGATGGTAGTGGCCTTCTTCAGATGGTAGTGGCCTTCTTTAGATGGTAGTGGCCTTCTTTAGATGGTAGTGGCCTTCTTTAGATGGTAGTGGCCTTCTTTAGATGGTAGTGGCCTTTTTTAGATGGTAGTGGCCTTTTTCAGATGGTAGTGGCCTTTTGATGGTAGTGGCCTTCTTCAGATGGTAGTGGACTTTAGATGGTAGTGGCCTTCTTTAGATGGTAGTGGCCTTCTTTAGATGGTAGTGGACTTTTGATGGTAGTGGCCTTCTTTTGATGGTAGTGGCCTTCTTTAGATGGTAGTGGACTTTTGATGATAGTGGCCTTTTTCAGATGGTAGTGGCCTTCTTCGGATGGTAGTGGCCTTTTTCAGATGGTAGTGGCCTTTTTCAGATGGTAGTGGCCTTTTTCAGATGGTAGTGGCCTTTTTCAGATGGTAGTGGCCTTCTTCAGATGGTAGTGGCCTTCTTCAGATGGTAGTGGCCTTCTTCAGATGGTAGTGGCCTTCTTCAGATGGTAGTGATGCGATTGGTTGGCGGTTTGATTGGAGAAATTAGTCAGCGTAAGTAACTTGAATAAAATATTCCTATGTGTCTGTAGCTCCATTGGTAGAGCATTGCACTTGCAACGCCAGCACAGTGGGCTGATTCCTGGAACCACCCGTATATCCAATGTATGAAAAGTGTATGACTGAAAGTCACTTtgaataaaagtgtctgctaaatggcatatattattatagtattaaATGTCATATCTCCTCAGGTCGCCAAAACCAACCAGTTGTCTGCACATCGGCGGGAGACCCATGTGTTGGTGATGGTTGTCTCCATGGTGTCCTGCTACCTGCTGTGCTGGATGCCCTACGGGGTGGTAGCTCTGCTAGCTGCTTTCGGCCAGGTTGGCCTGGTCGGCCCAACAACAAGcattgttccctccatcctcGCCAAAAGTAGCACGTTTCTCAACCCTATCATATATATCCTGTTAAACAACCAGGTAACAGCCTGTCAGTGGCACACACACTGTCCATTGTTCTTACTTGTCAATGATTTGATGATGAAATTGAAACTTTTACATCAGTACTCCATTATCACACAGGATATATTGCATTGACGATGTCACGTGTCACAGTTTTACAGGTGCTTCCTGGCCTTCATGAGCTGTGGGTAAGAGCCAACTGGCAGCCACACCCTCTGCACCCTGCCCAGCAGCCGAGTCACTGGCCCTAACGGCAACTCCCCTTGCCCAAGCCTGGTACATTCCCCTGGACAGTAGTGGGACCACACTCTAGGtctcagcagagagagaaaccTGACAACCTGGTTGTGCACTACACCTCCTTAGGAGCTGGGGGTTTGGCCAACAGTCCACTCCACTGCTCACAGGAGCCAAGACACATGGTGCCCACACTGAAATATGATATGATAAGAGGTTGTCTAGGCTGCTGTGAACTTACGGTAACAAACGATCTCCCTTTTCATTAGATTATGTGTTGTCACCTAGATGTGTACATGCCATTTAGAGTTGCCATCATAATGTAACAGTAGCTAAGTTGCAGCAACCTTTCCCTTCCCCCTGTGGCTGAATGTGTCCTGTTTTAGCAGCCTGCTTTAACATGGCCAATGTAGAGAAAAAACACATTCATCTTTCTTAGTTAGCCCAGCCCCTTGTACCCAGCAGATGGAAGATCTCCTGTATATCATTGATAGAAATATAATTATATTTATGTGATATCATCTGTGTATCAAGCAGTCTGTCAATTGATGTGTCTGCAGAACTTGTGTAGAATCAGAGAAAAAAGCCCATTCATCATGATGGGTTCTCTCTTTCGTATGTTACTATAAATCTGATGCTTTTTTGTGTTTGCATGTTCAAACACCGTAACATTCACAATGCTATTCATGTCGAAAATCACCAAGATGGTTGTCCCATTATTAGGAGGCTCTTTTGACTTTGACATTAGGTTATTATTGATGTAGTAAACTGTTCAATAAAGATGTTTTAGAAAGTTAAAGGGAAGATTCAGTATTATTTTGACCACCACTCTGTTGAAAGGCTGTTTAATGTATCTCCtcttcaccactagatggcaccagggccatgtacactgaacaaaaatataaatgcaacatgcaacgatTTCACTGTtactgttcatataaggaaaccagtcaatagaaataaatgcattaggccctaatctacggatttcacatgactgggcagggacacagccatgggtgggcctgggagggcacagGCCCATTTCCTAGGGAGCcagggcccagccaatcagaatgagttttttttTTCCACAAAAGGGACAGAAAtacatgttgggtttatatttttgt
Coding sequences within it:
- the LOC115147065 gene encoding opsin-3-like yields the protein MSHPPPLTPQGATIVVESRNFNFSTEDSSAANPNANDSVRDSLVYSEKSELSRTGHTVVAVFLGVILLLGFISNFFVFLLFARFQVLRTPINLILLNISVSDMLVCIFGTPFSFAASLYGRWLIGDQGCKWYGFANTLFGIVSLVSLAVLSYERYSTILSSTKADPSDYKKAWLAIAGAWLYSLVWTVPPFFGWSSYGPEGPGTICSVQWHQRSSGNISYVTCLFIFCLLLPLLLMVICYGKILFFIRGVAKTNQLSAHRRETHVLVMVVSMVSCYLLCWMPYGVVALLAAFGQVGLVGPTTSIVPSILAKSSTFLNPIIYILLNNQFYRCFLAFMSCG